The proteins below come from a single uncultured Carboxylicivirga sp. genomic window:
- the istB gene encoding IS21-like element helper ATPase IstB produces the protein MDNYTNNEIIKYSKELRLPVFRRDFKHIAQEAAKENLDYEQYLLKLMEKEFEVRLENRKKSQIRLAGFPAKMYLGDLKRDQLPPDANEKLPLLERLDFIAEGQNIVLAGNPGTGKTHIATGLGLKACMQGYKVLFTTVHRLLTQLREAHSERSLRQMELKFEKYDLVICDEFGYISFDKEGSELLFNHLSLRVGRKSTIITTNLGFDRWEEIFGDPVLTAALVDRLTHKAYLINMNGESYRLKETKQMMKK, from the coding sequence ATGGATAATTATACAAATAACGAAATCATCAAATACAGCAAAGAGCTTAGATTGCCTGTTTTCAGAAGAGATTTTAAGCATATAGCCCAGGAAGCAGCCAAAGAAAATCTGGATTACGAACAATATCTGCTCAAATTAATGGAAAAAGAGTTTGAAGTACGCCTTGAAAACCGAAAGAAATCACAGATCAGGTTAGCCGGTTTTCCTGCTAAAATGTATCTGGGTGATTTAAAAAGAGACCAGTTGCCACCCGATGCAAATGAAAAACTACCATTGTTGGAAAGGCTTGATTTTATCGCTGAAGGTCAAAACATAGTATTGGCAGGTAATCCGGGAACGGGTAAAACTCATATTGCAACAGGCTTAGGTCTTAAAGCTTGCATGCAAGGCTACAAAGTGCTTTTTACAACGGTGCACCGACTGCTAACCCAACTACGAGAGGCTCACTCTGAACGTTCATTACGCCAAATGGAACTTAAGTTTGAAAAATACGATCTGGTTATATGTGATGAATTTGGTTATATCTCCTTTGATAAAGAAGGTTCTGAACTTCTTTTTAACCATTTATCATTAAGGGTTGGACGTAAATCAACCATTATTACAACCAATCTTGGTTTTGATCGATGGGAAGAAATATTTGGAGATCCAGTATTAACAGCTGCTCTTGTCGACAGACTGACTCATAAGGCATACTTAATAAATATGAATGGTGAATCGTACAGACTAAAAGAAACAAAGCAAATGATGAAAAAATGA
- the istA gene encoding IS21 family transposase, with protein MYTKQEIIISSYREGKSQRAISRELNISRKTVKKYIEEYEQYCQSNKSSTTLLTHYLTEPIKYKQGDRSKLKLTQEVQAEIDRLLLLNAQKQKGGLRKQIMKKKDIHEQLNECGFKIGYTTVCNYIREKENIPSSKEAYIRQEYQPGESCEFDWGEIKLYIQGRLVRLQLAVFTSTYSNYRYAAIYQRQDTLSFMESHVSFMEFAGGVYKQMIYDNMRVAVANFVGRHEKEPTKALLRMRGHYQFSHRFCNAYRGNEKGHVERSVEYIRRKAFSLTDHFDTIESAQKKLDTAIQKVNSTKQQLTGKTAAELFAIEKQALLSCPPKLSCYEEEFLRVDKYATICYRTNRYSVPDRLVGHMLEVRVMSHHILVYAEGVLLAKHARCYGLHQWVITIEHYLTTFKQKPGALKGSVALACSKYLKGLYDEFFIDVPKDFIELLTYCQKYAIEGERLENTVKRLLDCGVQQITSEQIKALLGNKQDSNYQQQADLTTGLAKQQLSQITALLN; from the coding sequence ATGTATACAAAGCAAGAAATAATCATAAGTAGTTACCGAGAAGGCAAAAGTCAACGTGCCATATCAAGGGAACTAAATATTAGCCGAAAAACGGTAAAAAAGTACATAGAAGAATACGAACAGTATTGCCAGTCAAACAAGAGTTCAACAACATTATTAACACACTACCTTACAGAGCCAATAAAATACAAACAAGGTGACAGAAGCAAGTTGAAGCTAACACAAGAAGTTCAAGCAGAAATAGACCGATTATTGTTGCTTAATGCACAAAAGCAAAAAGGCGGTTTGCGCAAGCAAATAATGAAGAAAAAGGATATTCATGAGCAGTTAAATGAATGTGGATTTAAAATAGGCTATACCACCGTTTGTAATTACATCCGGGAAAAAGAAAACATTCCATCATCAAAAGAAGCATATATCCGCCAGGAGTACCAACCTGGAGAGAGTTGTGAGTTTGATTGGGGTGAAATAAAACTTTACATCCAGGGACGATTGGTACGATTACAATTAGCTGTTTTTACCTCTACTTACAGCAATTATCGATATGCAGCCATTTACCAGCGTCAGGATACTTTGTCTTTTATGGAGTCTCATGTTTCTTTCATGGAATTTGCCGGTGGAGTTTATAAGCAAATGATATATGATAATATGCGTGTTGCAGTGGCAAATTTTGTTGGCAGACATGAGAAAGAGCCCACAAAAGCACTATTAAGGATGCGAGGTCATTATCAATTTAGTCATCGCTTTTGCAATGCTTACAGAGGCAATGAAAAAGGACATGTAGAACGAAGTGTTGAATACATAAGACGTAAAGCTTTTAGTCTGACAGATCATTTTGACACTATCGAATCAGCACAAAAGAAACTTGACACAGCCATACAAAAGGTCAATAGTACCAAACAACAACTAACCGGAAAAACAGCAGCAGAGTTATTTGCTATTGAGAAGCAAGCCTTATTATCCTGCCCTCCTAAATTATCGTGTTACGAAGAAGAATTTCTTAGGGTAGACAAATATGCCACTATTTGCTACCGAACCAATCGTTACTCAGTGCCGGATCGTTTGGTTGGGCACATGTTGGAAGTGAGGGTAATGAGCCATCACATACTTGTTTATGCCGAAGGTGTTTTACTTGCAAAGCATGCCCGATGTTATGGGCTGCATCAATGGGTCATAACCATAGAGCATTATCTTACCACTTTTAAGCAAAAGCCCGGAGCTCTAAAAGGAAGTGTAGCACTGGCTTGCAGTAAATATCTTAAAGGTCTGTATGATGAATTTTTTATAGATGTACCTAAGGATTTTATAGAGCTATTAACCTATTGCCAAAAATACGCTATTGAAGGAGAACGGCTTGAAAACACAGTAAAAAGGTTGTTGGATTGCGGTGTGCAACAAATTACATCAGAACAGATAAAAGCCTTATTGGGGAATAAGCAAGACAGTAATTATCAACAGCAAGCAGATTTAACAACCGGACTGGCCAAACAGCAATTATCTCAAATAACAGCATTACTAAATTAA
- a CDS encoding DUF5686 family protein, whose protein sequence is MPARALKHFIQLILLTCLILPGISSNAQEISGTVVDAITGQSIPFVNVIYGKQKGTITDIDGKFKISGYTHSSNIQFSCLGYYPSELKSEDVDPFLTIRLHPIQYELDEINVVPGENPAVTIMKNVIANSDRHNPSLYQPFSCILYHKMVMEYDMPEEIRDEELPILMNEMGLSKDSYLMLFESVSEKRHFKKGMDKERILSGRVSGMKNSTLASLPALLQPFSFYDQYLNILDNDYLNPASKAGLNNYYFQLLDTIVDNKGDSIFYISYNPKPTHNFRGLIGTFHIHQADWAIKSVVAKTAGSNKGFNLYIKQIYQPNEDGLWFPHQLESSLEFKSIGSSQQLPYPLIGKGKSYVTAIDTHPDFTAKDFDNVVFEDATLARTSPDIGTYRYEPLTASDSLTYQLLDSLGKRMHFDAIVNLQMSMIKGYIPAGKFQLDLRRFFDYNDYEGFKVGMGLYTGPKISTKFSTGGYATYGFGDKEWKYGGSLNLTPFSKKENRFIFDYKDDVFATGELSFMDGIQINSAEMFRGYLIETMDRTQELKTGTEFRFLKYFKTGLYYRNASVTPKKKYRFLDTEEIAPRFDFQEASVRLKWAHRERFTNTALGLISEGTKYPKVWLNACYGQLEQNGTFDYQKLEGQIEKTFNYPNAMYTNIRLQAAKLYGDYPTTFLYSSLGSYKSLTIYIPNSFATMRLNEFASDQFSAVYFSHGIPLSLNTNRRIKPEIVLSTNAAWGEAPKGIQSMEKGYYESGVYFRNLLSNFIFRYGLSVHYRYGAYQLDKGIDNWAFKLGLEFAL, encoded by the coding sequence ATGCCTGCCAGAGCTTTAAAACACTTTATCCAACTTATATTACTTACCTGCCTAATTCTACCCGGCATCAGCAGTAATGCTCAGGAAATTTCCGGAACTGTAGTTGATGCCATCACAGGTCAGTCTATTCCGTTTGTAAATGTTATTTATGGCAAGCAGAAAGGTACCATTACCGATATCGATGGGAAATTTAAAATAAGCGGCTACACTCATTCATCCAATATTCAGTTTTCGTGTCTGGGGTATTATCCATCGGAACTTAAAAGCGAAGATGTGGACCCATTTCTAACGATCCGACTTCATCCGATACAATACGAACTGGACGAAATTAATGTAGTACCAGGCGAGAATCCGGCTGTTACCATCATGAAAAATGTAATTGCCAACAGCGACCGGCACAACCCGTCGTTATACCAACCTTTTAGTTGTATTCTGTATCATAAAATGGTGATGGAATACGATATGCCGGAAGAAATACGCGACGAAGAGCTACCCATACTAATGAACGAAATGGGATTAAGCAAAGATAGTTACTTGATGCTTTTTGAATCGGTTTCGGAGAAAAGACATTTTAAGAAAGGAATGGATAAAGAGCGCATTTTATCAGGCCGCGTTAGTGGAATGAAAAACTCAACACTAGCTTCGTTGCCTGCATTGCTTCAACCCTTTTCGTTCTACGATCAGTACCTAAACATACTTGATAATGACTACCTGAACCCCGCATCCAAAGCAGGGTTAAATAACTATTACTTTCAACTGCTCGATACCATTGTTGATAACAAAGGCGATTCGATCTTCTATATATCCTACAATCCCAAACCAACACATAATTTCAGAGGTTTAATTGGTACCTTTCACATACATCAGGCCGATTGGGCCATTAAAAGTGTAGTTGCCAAAACAGCAGGATCAAACAAGGGATTTAACCTTTACATCAAGCAAATTTATCAGCCCAACGAAGATGGATTATGGTTTCCACACCAGCTCGAAAGTAGTTTGGAGTTTAAAAGCATTGGATCGTCGCAGCAACTCCCCTATCCTTTAATAGGAAAAGGTAAGAGTTATGTAACGGCCATTGATACCCACCCAGACTTTACTGCCAAGGATTTTGACAATGTGGTATTTGAAGATGCTACACTAGCGCGCACATCGCCCGATATTGGCACCTACAGATACGAACCCTTAACTGCAAGCGATTCGTTAACCTATCAATTGCTCGACAGCTTGGGTAAACGCATGCATTTTGATGCTATTGTAAACCTGCAAATGTCGATGATTAAAGGCTACATTCCTGCCGGTAAGTTTCAGTTGGATTTACGTCGTTTTTTCGATTATAACGATTACGAAGGTTTTAAAGTGGGAATGGGATTGTATACCGGCCCCAAGATTTCGACCAAATTTTCGACAGGTGGATATGCTACATATGGTTTTGGTGATAAAGAATGGAAGTACGGAGGCTCGCTTAATCTTACTCCATTCAGTAAAAAGGAAAACCGTTTTATATTCGATTACAAGGATGATGTTTTTGCAACAGGTGAGCTGAGCTTTATGGATGGTATTCAAATAAATTCGGCTGAAATGTTTCGTGGCTATTTAATCGAAACCATGGACCGAACTCAAGAATTGAAAACTGGTACTGAATTTCGTTTTCTAAAATATTTTAAAACCGGATTGTATTATCGAAATGCATCGGTTACACCCAAAAAGAAGTATCGCTTTTTAGATACTGAAGAGATTGCTCCGCGATTTGACTTTCAGGAAGCATCGGTACGTTTAAAATGGGCGCACCGCGAAAGATTTACCAACACTGCTTTAGGATTAATTTCGGAAGGCACTAAATATCCGAAAGTTTGGCTGAATGCTTGCTATGGGCAATTGGAACAAAACGGCACGTTCGACTACCAGAAACTGGAGGGGCAGATTGAAAAGACTTTTAATTATCCCAACGCCATGTATACCAACATAAGGTTGCAAGCTGCCAAATTATACGGCGATTACCCCACTACCTTTTTGTATAGCTCGCTGGGATCGTACAAGAGTCTTACTATATACATACCCAACTCATTTGCCACCATGCGCCTGAATGAGTTTGCCAGCGATCAATTTTCGGCTGTTTATTTTTCGCATGGCATACCCCTATCTTTAAACACGAACCGACGCATTAAACCCGAGATTGTACTTTCGACCAATGCCGCGTGGGGCGAGGCTCCCAAAGGCATCCAATCGATGGAGAAAGGCTATTACGAGTCGGGCGTATACTTCCGCAATCTCTTATCTAACTTTATTTTCCGATATGGTTTGTCGGTTCATTACCGTTATGGAGCCTATCAGTTAGATAAAGGAATTGATAACTGGGCTTTTAAACTGGGGCTTGAGTTTGCGCTTTAA
- a CDS encoding pseudouridine synthase: protein MRNERNFKRKPDRKFNDQDERGERRQAPRRVIKKKPSDFSAQPPKYNEVDKSVTKDKIRLNRFVANAGVCSRREADKLIADGEITVNGKVVTEMGVSVSMKDDVRYQGRKLNAEEKVYVLLNKPKDYVTTVEDRHAKQTVMDLVRDASPNRIYPVGRLDRMTTGLLLLTNDGDLTKTLTHPKYNVKKIYHVFLDKPVFANHIDQLAKGITLDDGPIHADAISYADKDDKTQVGVEIHSGRNRIVRRMFEHLGYKVVKLDRVYFAGLTKQNIPRGKWRYLSAKEVTRLKAGMLR, encoded by the coding sequence ATGCGTAACGAACGTAATTTTAAGCGAAAGCCCGATCGTAAGTTTAACGATCAGGACGAAAGAGGAGAAAGAAGGCAAGCGCCCCGACGAGTTATCAAAAAGAAGCCGTCTGATTTCTCGGCACAGCCTCCCAAATACAACGAGGTTGATAAATCGGTTACAAAGGATAAAATCCGCTTGAACCGTTTTGTTGCCAATGCAGGTGTATGCAGTCGCCGTGAGGCCGACAAACTAATTGCCGATGGTGAAATTACCGTTAATGGTAAAGTAGTAACCGAAATGGGTGTTAGTGTATCGATGAAAGATGACGTTCGTTACCAGGGACGCAAATTAAATGCCGAAGAAAAAGTTTACGTTCTTTTAAATAAACCAAAAGATTACGTTACAACAGTTGAAGACCGCCATGCCAAGCAAACGGTAATGGATTTAGTGCGCGATGCAAGCCCCAATCGTATTTACCCGGTAGGCCGCCTTGACCGTATGACAACAGGATTGCTTTTATTAACCAACGACGGCGATTTAACTAAAACGCTTACTCACCCTAAATACAATGTTAAGAAGATTTACCATGTATTTTTAGATAAACCTGTTTTTGCCAATCACATCGATCAGTTAGCTAAAGGAATTACCCTTGACGATGGTCCTATTCATGCCGATGCCATCAGCTATGCCGATAAGGATGACAAAACACAGGTAGGTGTTGAAATTCACTCAGGACGTAACCGCATTGTTCGTCGTATGTTTGAACACCTGGGCTATAAAGTTGTAAAACTCGACCGTGTTTATTTTGCCGGATTAACCAAGCAAAACATACCGCGCGGCAAGTGGCGCTATCTATCAGCTAAAGAAGTAACCCGACTCAAAGCCGGAATGTTAAGATAA
- the glmM gene encoding phosphoglucosamine mutase — MTLIKSISGIRGTIGGQPGEGLSPLDVVKFTSAYGQWAKQRHPNKKLKVVVGRDARISGEMVKNLVIGSLQGLGIDVVNIGLATTPTTEIAVTEEKADGGIILTASHNPKQWNALKLLNEKGEFLNAQDGADVLKIAADESFIFADVDDLGSVEEKDTYNDFHIKHVLNLAMVDVEAIKQADFTVAIDCVNSVGGIVLPGLLKALGVSNVIELYTEPNGQFPHNPEPLPEHLTDISNTIKEKKADVGFVVDPDVDRLAIINEDGSMFGEEYTLVAVADYLLAHQTGNTVSNLSSTRALADVTRAYGGEYTAAAVGEVNVVTTMKETNALIGGEGNGGVIYPESHYGRDALVGIGLFLTHLAKSGISCSALRAKYPEYSISKNKMELTPDIDVDKVLEQVKEKYAAEQINDIDGLKIDFAEKWVQLRKSNTEPIIRIYAEAKSTDEAGELAEAIISDIKSII; from the coding sequence ATGACATTAATTAAATCTATTTCAGGCATCAGAGGAACAATTGGAGGACAACCAGGCGAAGGGCTTTCGCCATTGGATGTAGTGAAATTTACATCTGCTTATGGTCAATGGGCCAAACAACGTCATCCTAATAAAAAACTAAAAGTAGTTGTAGGTCGTGATGCACGTATCTCTGGCGAAATGGTTAAAAACCTTGTTATTGGAAGTTTACAGGGCTTAGGTATTGATGTAGTTAATATCGGTTTGGCAACCACACCAACCACCGAAATTGCAGTTACCGAAGAAAAGGCCGATGGAGGTATTATTCTTACTGCCAGTCATAATCCAAAACAATGGAATGCTTTAAAGCTTTTAAATGAGAAAGGTGAATTTTTAAATGCTCAGGATGGGGCAGATGTTTTAAAAATTGCCGCCGATGAGAGTTTTATTTTTGCCGATGTAGATGATTTAGGTAGCGTAGAGGAAAAAGACACATACAACGATTTTCATATTAAGCATGTACTAAATCTTGCAATGGTAGATGTTGAAGCTATTAAGCAAGCCGATTTTACAGTGGCTATTGATTGTGTTAATAGTGTTGGCGGTATTGTTTTACCTGGCCTATTGAAGGCGTTGGGCGTTTCTAACGTTATTGAATTGTACACCGAACCTAATGGACAATTTCCGCATAATCCCGAACCACTTCCTGAACATTTAACAGATATTTCAAATACCATTAAAGAGAAAAAGGCCGATGTGGGTTTTGTAGTTGATCCGGATGTAGACCGTTTGGCAATTATCAACGAAGATGGATCGATGTTTGGAGAAGAATATACCTTGGTTGCTGTAGCTGATTATTTATTGGCGCATCAAACAGGTAATACTGTTTCGAACCTATCATCAACTCGTGCACTGGCTGATGTTACCCGTGCTTACGGAGGCGAATATACCGCTGCTGCAGTAGGTGAGGTTAATGTGGTAACTACCATGAAAGAAACCAATGCTTTAATTGGCGGAGAAGGCAACGGTGGGGTTATCTATCCTGAAAGTCATTATGGACGCGATGCTTTGGTTGGTATTGGTTTATTTCTTACTCATTTGGCAAAATCGGGCATAAGCTGTTCTGCACTTCGTGCTAAGTATCCGGAGTATAGCATCTCGAAAAATAAAATGGAACTAACTCCTGATATTGATGTTGATAAAGTTTTGGAACAAGTAAAAGAAAAGTACGCTGCAGAACAAATCAACGACATTGATGGATTAAAAATAGACTTTGCCGAAAAATGGGTGCAGTTACGAAAGTCAAATACCGAACCGATTATTCGTATTTATGCCGAAGCTAAATCAACAGATGAAGCAGGTGAATTAGCCGAAGCCATCATCTCGGATATAAAATCGATAATTTAA
- a CDS encoding efflux RND transporter periplasmic adaptor subunit, with product MKFNKKTYFILGALVLILLAIWVFFPSKNDGTNYLTTPVQSGNFISQVYSTGQLQTENSELIVLPKEINSRSIDLYEIKVTSIVDEGTEVDSGGYVATLDHAAVEELRSKASEDYETAFNAYEDAKIDTNLNLSTLRDELLNAQVDLEEKKIVLDQSIYESPAVKRQSQLDVERAQRDLDQKEHNYSLKQKQDEFKVFRAYESVRKQQKKLDDIEKLYGKLEVKAPKPGLVIYSYDRMGKKIKAGSTINRWMPQIAELPDLSSMISKTFINEIDISKIKEGQKVKVGIDAFPEKSFDGEVMKVANIGQVIPNGDAKVFEVTIKVEGTDKDLRPAMTTSNVINTASLQDVLYVPMEAVFSNDSLSYVYIEGRKNKKQIVELGATNENFVVIKDGVSQGDILLMNQPDKPDEIPYNGLEIYSRLKSMEKDSLTVN from the coding sequence ATGAAATTTAATAAAAAGACCTACTTTATCCTTGGCGCCCTTGTGTTAATTTTATTAGCAATCTGGGTATTTTTCCCATCTAAAAATGATGGAACCAATTACCTAACAACTCCGGTTCAAAGTGGCAACTTCATCTCGCAAGTGTATTCAACCGGTCAACTACAAACCGAAAATTCTGAATTAATTGTTCTTCCCAAAGAAATTAACAGTCGTAGCATCGATCTTTACGAGATTAAAGTTACCAGTATTGTAGACGAGGGAACAGAAGTTGATTCGGGAGGCTATGTAGCTACTCTCGATCATGCCGCTGTTGAAGAGCTCAGATCCAAAGCTTCAGAAGATTACGAAACGGCATTCAATGCCTACGAAGATGCTAAGATTGATACTAATCTTAATTTAAGCACGCTTCGTGACGAATTGTTAAATGCTCAGGTCGATCTTGAAGAGAAAAAGATTGTATTGGATCAATCTATTTACGAATCACCTGCTGTTAAGCGTCAGTCGCAATTAGATGTAGAACGTGCTCAACGCGATTTGGATCAAAAGGAGCATAACTATTCGCTAAAACAAAAACAGGATGAGTTTAAAGTTTTCAGAGCGTACGAATCGGTTCGTAAACAACAAAAGAAGCTTGATGATATTGAGAAACTGTATGGTAAGCTGGAGGTAAAAGCTCCTAAACCAGGTTTGGTCATCTACAGCTACGACCGAATGGGTAAAAAAATCAAAGCTGGTTCCACTATTAACCGTTGGATGCCTCAAATTGCCGAGCTTCCTGATTTAAGCAGTATGATTTCTAAAACATTCATCAACGAAATTGATATTTCGAAGATAAAAGAAGGTCAGAAGGTTAAAGTTGGAATTGATGCTTTTCCTGAGAAAAGTTTTGATGGAGAAGTAATGAAAGTGGCCAATATTGGTCAGGTTATTCCCAATGGTGATGCCAAAGTTTTTGAGGTAACCATTAAGGTTGAAGGAACCGATAAAGATCTACGTCCGGCAATGACAACCAGTAATGTTATAAATACAGCTAGTCTGCAGGATGTGTTATATGTTCCGATGGAAGCAGTTTTTTCAAACGACTCGTTAAGTTACGTGTACATTGAGGGACGAAAAAATAAAAAGCAGATTGTTGAATTAGGTGCAACAAACGAAAATTTTGTGGTAATAAAAGATGGCGTAAGTCAGGGTGATATTTTACTGATGAACCAACCCGATAAGCCAGATGAGATACCGTATAACGGTTTGGAGATTTATTCTCGTTTAAAGTCAATGGAGAAAGACAGTTTGACTGTAAATTAA
- a CDS encoding ABC transporter permease: MKNIKSPFKLYLRYSHNVIIAIEAILSNKVKSFLTALGIMFGVAAVISMLAIGKGAQQEVLEQIKLVGVNNIIITPVDQSIESSDKSADNENSKKKKFSKGLHQMDAQAILETIPTVNKISPVVSLNYHAVKEGKSYPVNLEGVSPSYFEMLNINIDKGKIFSQEQTNSGVPVCIIGDNIRTKFFNQDNPVGQYIKCGQVWLRVIGTIEKRDFTTSASDEMGISSTDNTIIIPIKTMLMRFKDKGAINPEVMDNMAGGGAVFFMGGGGDDSESTPKSTKTANQLDKIIVQVDETEQLSVTADVIKRLILRRHSNIFDFEVTVPELLLKQQQKTNEIFNIVLGAIAGISLIVGGIGIMNIMLASVWERIREIGTRQAIGASRKDIIVQFLAESTLISISGGLIGILLGVLLAHLIHLTADIKTIVSFFSVIVAFSVSATVGIIFGYIPAKRAAAQDPVESLRH, translated from the coding sequence ATGAAAAATATTAAGTCACCTTTTAAATTATATTTACGGTACTCTCATAATGTTATAATTGCAATCGAAGCTATTTTATCCAATAAGGTTAAATCGTTTTTAACGGCTTTGGGTATTATGTTTGGGGTTGCTGCCGTAATTAGTATGTTGGCCATTGGTAAAGGGGCCCAACAAGAAGTGCTGGAACAGATTAAACTGGTGGGTGTGAATAATATTATCATCACACCGGTTGATCAGTCTATCGAATCGAGCGATAAGAGTGCCGATAACGAAAATTCTAAGAAGAAGAAATTCTCCAAAGGTTTGCATCAAATGGATGCTCAGGCCATTCTCGAAACCATACCAACGGTTAATAAAATCAGTCCGGTAGTATCGTTAAATTATCATGCTGTTAAAGAAGGGAAGAGTTATCCGGTAAATCTCGAAGGCGTTTCTCCCAGTTATTTCGAAATGCTGAATATTAATATCGATAAAGGAAAAATATTTAGCCAAGAGCAAACCAATAGTGGTGTTCCTGTATGTATTATTGGCGATAATATAAGAACTAAGTTTTTTAATCAGGATAATCCGGTTGGGCAATATATCAAGTGTGGTCAGGTTTGGTTGCGCGTGATTGGTACCATCGAAAAACGTGATTTTACAACATCGGCATCCGATGAGATGGGAATTAGTAGTACCGACAATACTATTATTATCCCTATAAAAACCATGTTAATGCGCTTTAAAGATAAAGGCGCAATCAATCCCGAAGTGATGGATAACATGGCCGGTGGTGGAGCAGTCTTCTTCATGGGAGGTGGAGGAGATGATTCTGAATCAACACCTAAATCAACAAAAACAGCCAATCAGTTAGATAAAATAATTGTTCAGGTAGACGAAACCGAACAATTGTCAGTAACAGCTGATGTTATTAAGCGGCTTATTTTGCGTCGTCATTCCAATATTTTTGATTTTGAAGTAACAGTGCCGGAGTTGTTATTAAAACAGCAACAAAAAACCAACGAGATATTTAATATCGTGTTAGGTGCTATTGCTGGTATTTCGCTTATAGTAGGTGGTATTGGTATTATGAATATCATGCTGGCTTCGGTATGGGAACGAATACGCGAAATAGGAACACGTCAGGCTATTGGTGCTTCACGAAAAGATATTATTGTACAGTTTTTGGCCGAATCAACATTGATTAGTATTTCAGGTGGTTTAATTGGTATACTGCTCGGGGTGTTATTGGCGCACCTCATTCATCTGACAGCCGATATTAAAACAATTGTATCGTTTTTCTCTGTTATTGTAGCTTTTAGTGTGTCGGCTACTGTTGGAATTATTTTTGGTTATATTCCTGCTAAGCGTGCAGCTGCTCAGGATCCTGTTGAATCTTTAAGACATTAA